The following are encoded together in the Naumannella cuiyingiana genome:
- a CDS encoding SDR family NAD(P)-dependent oxidoreductase, protein MRGRSVILTGATGGLGRVIAKRLGEAGARITLAVRDVGRGRELAARIPGSQVRELDLADLSSVRRFAESWDRRIDVLINNAAVMMVPEGRTADGAELQIGTNHLGHFALTNLLLPAITDRVVTVVSKAHVFGRIDLDDLHWRRRRYSPMGAYAQSKLANLLFTRELQRRLAATGSRLALAADPGFAATDLARHTERPLLDVFLGVGIRLAAQGVERSARPILAATAADVGPATWIGPDGPFGLRGRPAVVRWPPATTDTYLGQRLWDLSARETGTDFAPVSTSVT, encoded by the coding sequence ATGCGCGGACGCTCGGTGATACTGACGGGTGCTACGGGAGGTCTTGGTCGGGTGATCGCGAAACGACTCGGAGAGGCCGGCGCCCGAATCACTCTGGCGGTACGCGACGTGGGTCGCGGCCGCGAGCTCGCGGCCCGGATCCCCGGCTCTCAGGTGCGCGAGTTGGACCTCGCCGACCTGTCCTCGGTGCGCAGGTTCGCCGAGAGCTGGGATCGTCGAATCGATGTCTTGATCAACAATGCCGCGGTCATGATGGTCCCCGAAGGCCGAACCGCTGATGGCGCGGAGTTGCAGATCGGCACGAACCACCTGGGCCACTTCGCGCTGACGAATCTGCTTCTTCCCGCCATCACCGATCGCGTGGTCACCGTCGTGTCGAAAGCTCATGTGTTCGGGCGGATCGACCTCGACGATCTGCACTGGCGGCGCCGGCGCTACTCGCCGATGGGCGCGTACGCGCAGTCGAAGCTGGCCAATCTGCTTTTCACGCGCGAGCTTCAGCGTCGACTCGCGGCAACCGGGTCGCGACTGGCGCTCGCCGCCGATCCGGGATTCGCCGCGACGGATCTTGCCCGGCACACCGAGCGCCCCTTGCTCGACGTGTTCCTCGGCGTGGGGATCCGCCTCGCGGCCCAAGGAGTCGAGCGCAGTGCTCGTCCGATCCTTGCTGCGACCGCGGCCGATGTGGGGCCGGCGACCTGGATCGGGCCCGACGGGCCGTTCGGATTGCGCGGCAGGCCGGCCGTGGTCAGGTGGCCTCCGGCGACGACGGACACCTACCTCGGTCAACGGCTCTGGGACCTGTCGGCGCGTGAGACCGGCACCGATTTTGCTCCGGTCAGCACCTCGGTGACCTGA
- a CDS encoding MFS transporter gives MSTPSTRDRRELSPRHLTLLLALMCAGLALTIAANVSLNVALPLFGTALGATQSQLSWVMNAYTLPFAALLLPAGAIADRMGLRYAVSVGLAIFGVTSFASAFADDAGLVIALRVVSALGATLVLPATLSVLTRAFPADKRAKAVGIWAAVSGSGAVLGLVLGGVFVMFFWWGSVLASTGIAAVVVAIASFLIVPTYRRETDERLDVQGSVLFALALGLLVFGLIQGPELGWGSWVIVGSFVGGAALMVAFVRAQLRTPAPLLDVQLFRSSSLSVASLTIVLLFAATIGLFLLLPQMLQNVRDYTPLFSALGLVPLPVGIAVGSQIAERTQGRLGERAAVAGGVAVSAAALAWLGLQAQYGPYWALGLALLIFGIGFGLSTTVATTMIIDSVPGDDNSTAAALNDALREVGAALGIALLGTVLNAAYRAQVANLEGGFDQTVSAAVRDGFGPAAQVASSIGEPGTELLVLVRDAFYVGYQASVFTAAATLVVAGVVAVVAGRGAGAGVPGTRGSTGAEVLHGLPSETGMSVRPAARHRGASTPRH, from the coding sequence ATGTCGACCCCCTCCACCCGTGATCGCCGCGAACTGTCACCGCGACATCTCACTCTCTTGCTGGCGCTGATGTGTGCCGGTCTGGCGCTGACGATCGCGGCCAACGTCTCGCTCAACGTCGCGTTGCCACTCTTCGGCACGGCGCTCGGCGCGACCCAGAGCCAGCTCTCCTGGGTGATGAACGCCTACACTCTGCCGTTCGCCGCCCTCCTGCTTCCCGCCGGTGCTATTGCGGACCGGATGGGCCTGCGGTACGCGGTTTCCGTCGGGTTGGCGATCTTCGGCGTCACCAGCTTCGCTTCGGCCTTCGCCGATGATGCCGGATTGGTGATCGCCCTGCGGGTCGTCTCCGCGTTGGGCGCCACGTTGGTCCTTCCGGCGACGCTCAGCGTACTGACCCGGGCCTTTCCCGCCGACAAGCGAGCCAAGGCCGTCGGGATCTGGGCAGCGGTGTCCGGCTCCGGCGCCGTGCTCGGCCTCGTGCTTGGTGGCGTGTTCGTGATGTTCTTCTGGTGGGGCTCGGTGCTCGCCTCGACCGGTATCGCGGCCGTCGTCGTCGCGATCGCGTCGTTCCTCATCGTGCCGACCTATCGTCGGGAGACAGATGAGCGGCTCGACGTGCAGGGCAGCGTGTTGTTCGCCCTGGCGCTGGGTCTGCTGGTCTTCGGGCTGATCCAAGGCCCCGAGCTGGGCTGGGGATCATGGGTGATCGTTGGGTCGTTCGTCGGTGGCGCCGCCCTGATGGTCGCGTTCGTGCGAGCTCAGCTCCGGACTCCCGCCCCGCTCCTGGACGTGCAGCTTTTCCGGTCGTCGTCGTTGTCGGTGGCGTCGCTGACGATCGTGCTCTTGTTCGCCGCAACGATCGGTCTGTTTTTGCTGCTGCCACAAATGCTGCAGAACGTCCGCGACTACACCCCGCTGTTCTCGGCCCTTGGACTCGTCCCACTGCCGGTCGGTATCGCGGTCGGCAGTCAGATCGCGGAGAGAACACAGGGACGGCTGGGTGAGCGGGCGGCCGTCGCCGGTGGCGTCGCCGTGAGCGCGGCGGCTCTTGCTTGGCTGGGACTGCAGGCCCAATACGGGCCCTACTGGGCCCTGGGTCTCGCATTGTTGATCTTCGGCATCGGGTTCGGTCTGTCCACGACGGTGGCGACGACGATGATCATCGACTCTGTCCCCGGAGACGACAATTCGACCGCCGCGGCGCTGAACGACGCGCTGCGTGAGGTGGGTGCGGCGTTGGGGATCGCACTGCTGGGAACGGTGCTGAACGCCGCTTACCGAGCGCAGGTGGCGAATCTTGAGGGTGGATTCGATCAGACCGTCAGCGCTGCGGTGCGGGACGGTTTCGGTCCGGCGGCGCAGGTAGCCTCAAGTATCGGCGAGCCGGGTACGGAGCTGCTCGTCCTGGTCCGCGACGCATTCTATGTCGGCTACCAGGCGTCCGTGTTCACCGCCGCGGCGACCTTGGTGGTGGCCGGCGTGGTTGCCGTAGTCGCCGGGCGAGGCGCCGGCGCCGGAGTCCCCGGCACGCGGGGCTCGACCGGCGCCGAAGTTCTGCACGGCCTTCCGTCTGAGACCGGCATGTCCGTACGACCCGCCGCGCGGCATCGTGGCGCATCCACGCCGCGCCATTGA
- a CDS encoding nuclear transport factor 2 family protein, with the protein MSTTTTSTALDVVSAYHAAWTSGDLDSAIALVADDVVVHAPGEDVIGKEAYREYLGGFLQIMTGHTPLAAFGDDQQAVLFYFPHTPVTQSAPASERFVVSDGKIKESHLVFDRLSYAPPEEAH; encoded by the coding sequence GTGAGCACCACTACCACCAGCACCGCCCTCGACGTCGTCTCGGCCTACCATGCCGCGTGGACCAGCGGGGACCTCGATTCCGCGATCGCCCTGGTAGCCGACGATGTGGTCGTCCACGCACCGGGCGAGGATGTGATCGGCAAGGAGGCGTACCGCGAGTATCTGGGCGGCTTTCTACAGATCATGACCGGACACACGCCGCTTGCGGCGTTCGGGGACGACCAGCAAGCGGTCCTGTTCTACTTCCCGCACACCCCTGTCACCCAGTCCGCGCCGGCCTCCGAGCGCTTCGTCGTGAGCGACGGAAAGATCAAGGAGAGCCACCTCGTGTTCGACCGGTTGTCGTATGCACCCCCGGAGGAGGCCCACTGA
- a CDS encoding 4Fe-4S dicluster domain-containing protein, with product MPYVITSPCQSSRDGACVDACPVDAIHPSEDEPQFGVHPQLYIDPLSCIECGACAPACPVEAIYAHEEVPDEQREYIEINAAHYHN from the coding sequence ATGCCATACGTGATCACCAGCCCGTGTCAGAGCAGCCGCGACGGAGCCTGCGTGGACGCCTGCCCGGTCGATGCGATTCACCCCTCGGAGGACGAGCCCCAGTTCGGTGTCCATCCGCAGCTCTACATCGATCCGCTCAGTTGTATCGAGTGCGGGGCGTGCGCGCCTGCATGTCCGGTCGAGGCGATCTACGCCCACGAGGAGGTCCCGGACGAACAGCGCGAGTACATCGAGATCAACGCGGCCCACTACCACAATTGA
- a CDS encoding NAD(P)/FAD-dependent oxidoreductase, protein MYDAIIIGARVAGSSTARLLALRGYKVLCVDRARFPSDTVSTHMITVEGSARLRRWGLLDSIAATGCPAVTNIDLHLDFPRYGPFVLSGFPEPVDDGFAAIYAPKRTILDKLLIDAAAAAGAEVRQGFTVDELITDDGGAVTGIRGHCGNGRTVIEKSRIVIGADGYRSLVANAVNAPRYHYAAPKAFGYYTYWTGVPIDSLEFYTRPGMTIIAFPTHDQHAAVFVERPERDFSGFKKNIEHNYRATVAEAAPNLARRIDEGELAHRFMGVGNRSNFFRKPGGPGWALVGDAGAHKDPITAQGITDAFRDAELLAEAIDSSFSRGTPLQEALDTYEYRRNAALKPIYDFIVDHAAMEPFDDAFQDVLAALRGNPTGLSNFFGVIQNTVAWADFFSPQNLSALLEPGVEPMAS, encoded by the coding sequence ATGTACGACGCGATCATCATCGGCGCCCGGGTCGCGGGGTCATCGACAGCCAGACTGTTGGCCCTGCGCGGCTACAAAGTGCTCTGCGTCGATCGGGCGAGGTTCCCGAGCGACACCGTGTCGACGCACATGATCACGGTAGAGGGGTCGGCCCGCCTGCGTCGATGGGGTCTCCTGGATTCGATCGCGGCAACCGGTTGCCCCGCCGTGACCAATATTGACCTGCACCTCGACTTCCCCCGGTACGGACCGTTCGTACTCAGCGGCTTCCCTGAGCCAGTCGACGACGGCTTCGCGGCCATCTACGCGCCGAAGCGGACGATTCTCGACAAGCTCCTCATCGACGCGGCCGCCGCGGCCGGTGCGGAGGTCCGGCAGGGATTCACCGTGGACGAACTGATCACCGACGACGGCGGAGCGGTGACCGGCATCCGCGGCCATTGCGGCAATGGTCGAACCGTGATCGAGAAGTCACGGATCGTCATCGGCGCCGACGGTTACCGCAGCTTGGTCGCCAACGCAGTGAACGCGCCGAGATACCACTACGCAGCGCCGAAAGCCTTCGGCTACTACACGTACTGGACGGGCGTACCGATCGACAGCCTCGAGTTCTACACCAGGCCGGGCATGACGATCATTGCCTTCCCCACCCATGATCAACACGCAGCCGTGTTCGTCGAGCGCCCGGAGCGGGACTTCAGCGGGTTCAAGAAGAACATCGAACACAACTACCGAGCGACGGTCGCCGAAGCCGCGCCGAACCTGGCCAGACGAATCGACGAAGGCGAACTCGCTCATCGATTCATGGGTGTCGGCAACCGCTCCAACTTCTTCCGCAAGCCGGGCGGACCCGGATGGGCCCTGGTAGGCGATGCCGGAGCACACAAGGACCCGATCACGGCCCAGGGAATCACCGACGCGTTTCGTGACGCAGAGCTGCTCGCCGAGGCAATCGACTCGTCGTTCTCCCGTGGAACCCCATTGCAAGAGGCGCTCGACACCTATGAGTACCGGCGCAACGCTGCCCTGAAGCCGATCTACGATTTCATCGTCGACCACGCCGCCATGGAGCCATTCGACGATGCATTCCAAGACGTCCTGGCGGCATTGCGGGGCAACCCAACCGGGCTCAGCAACTTCTTCGGCGTCATTCAGAACACCGTTGCCTGGGCCGACTTCTTCTCTCCCCAGAACCTCTCGGCCTTGCTCGAGCCCGGCGTCGAGCCGATGGCCTCCTGA
- a CDS encoding DUF1702 family protein, which translates to MTVSGQIRRRLFGVSSARSVFERDGFSPLAWTRFGAIAETLVDGYHAALHDPLPEDLEARLASAPIELRGIAWEGAGMGLAALDVMTPAAQRVRRFVRGVASNHRYPFYVGVGLAYARLRQPPERRLASLDPVLGWVTADGYGFHEAFFRRRPYPPYVRVPADLTSYSRRMFDQGVGRALWFSLGGDADLVGFQLRGFEPSRHQALWAGIGLASSYCGGSQDDLWKLTMRGAEFRTQLAVGAAIAAWGRAVAASPAAHTETACRIFCGRSAAAAAEIAERARADVSYLTARPAMAEWRHRIAAGLAESAVERRTPFLVGAGN; encoded by the coding sequence ATGACAGTGAGCGGCCAGATCCGGCGACGCCTGTTCGGGGTCTCCTCGGCCCGATCGGTTTTCGAACGCGACGGGTTCTCACCACTCGCCTGGACCAGATTCGGTGCCATTGCCGAGACCCTCGTCGACGGTTACCACGCGGCCCTGCACGATCCGCTGCCCGAGGACCTCGAGGCGCGGCTGGCCAGCGCACCGATCGAGCTTCGCGGGATTGCCTGGGAAGGCGCAGGGATGGGGCTAGCGGCGCTGGACGTCATGACGCCGGCGGCGCAGCGAGTCAGACGATTCGTACGCGGGGTGGCGAGCAACCACCGCTACCCCTTCTATGTCGGCGTCGGTCTCGCGTACGCCCGGCTGCGGCAGCCGCCGGAGAGGCGCCTGGCATCGCTCGACCCGGTGCTGGGCTGGGTCACTGCCGACGGCTACGGATTCCACGAGGCGTTCTTCCGACGCCGGCCGTACCCGCCGTATGTCCGCGTTCCCGCCGATTTGACCAGCTACTCGCGACGGATGTTCGACCAGGGCGTCGGCCGAGCGTTGTGGTTCTCCCTGGGCGGGGATGCTGACCTTGTCGGCTTCCAACTGCGCGGGTTCGAGCCTTCCCGGCACCAGGCGCTGTGGGCGGGGATCGGACTGGCCTCATCCTATTGCGGCGGCAGCCAGGACGACCTGTGGAAGTTGACCATGCGCGGCGCGGAGTTCAGAACCCAACTCGCCGTAGGCGCGGCAATCGCGGCGTGGGGTAGGGCGGTCGCCGCCAGCCCCGCGGCCCACACCGAGACGGCCTGCCGGATCTTCTGCGGCCGGTCGGCGGCCGCAGCGGCCGAGATCGCGGAGCGGGCCCGCGCCGACGTCTCGTACCTGACCGCTCGCCCCGCGATGGCGGAATGGCGACATCGAATCGCCGCCGGACTCGCGGAATCCGCTGTCGAGCGGCGAACCCCGTTCCTGGTTGGCGCGGGCAACTGA
- a CDS encoding DUF1702 family protein, whose product MKLKLSILAKATLGLAAEKFPELAAQRVGSHPDMDQTWASFEPVARTLVDSFYLSLDLADHDQLAAAMDRQPAEVRGIAYEGAGMGLMLRDRLFPWRSDLSRFSYGPGLPYRCLIHIGAGLVLARLPGDPMKFIDAQDPLMRYFVADGYGFFDGFFRWADAVTRHFRPRQLTGYAANAYDQGVGRSLWFSCGAHVGRIRDTLSGFPASRQPDLWSGVGLACAYAAGVLDRDAIQELVDAAGPWAAQMATGVAVAAVFRAQSGLSAAPHTDLASEVLWWADARQVAARTAALLPMIAASPAAPDAGTYPRWREAVALQWQQSIVAGTGPGRNRS is encoded by the coding sequence ATGAAGCTCAAGCTGTCCATACTCGCTAAGGCGACGCTGGGTCTTGCGGCGGAGAAGTTTCCCGAGCTGGCAGCTCAGCGGGTCGGCTCACATCCCGATATGGACCAGACCTGGGCCTCGTTCGAGCCTGTTGCGAGGACCCTCGTGGACAGCTTCTACCTTTCGTTGGACCTGGCAGATCACGACCAGCTCGCGGCAGCCATGGACCGCCAGCCCGCGGAGGTGCGGGGCATCGCCTACGAAGGAGCCGGGATGGGCCTGATGCTCCGAGATCGGCTGTTTCCCTGGCGCTCGGACCTATCGCGGTTCAGCTACGGTCCCGGGTTGCCCTACCGGTGTCTGATCCACATCGGCGCCGGACTGGTGCTGGCACGTCTCCCCGGCGACCCGATGAAGTTCATCGATGCCCAGGACCCCTTGATGCGGTACTTCGTCGCCGACGGGTACGGCTTCTTCGACGGCTTCTTTCGATGGGCAGATGCAGTCACTCGGCACTTCCGGCCGCGACAACTCACCGGCTACGCCGCGAACGCCTACGACCAAGGCGTCGGGCGGTCCCTGTGGTTTTCCTGCGGGGCGCACGTCGGACGCATCCGCGACACCCTGAGCGGATTCCCGGCATCGCGGCAACCCGATCTGTGGAGTGGTGTCGGACTGGCCTGCGCCTACGCCGCCGGCGTCCTGGATCGAGACGCAATCCAGGAGTTGGTCGATGCTGCCGGTCCGTGGGCCGCCCAGATGGCCACCGGGGTGGCCGTGGCCGCGGTGTTCCGCGCTCAGAGCGGGTTGTCGGCTGCGCCGCACACCGACCTCGCCAGTGAGGTGTTGTGGTGGGCCGACGCTCGACAGGTGGCCGCCCGGACGGCGGCCCTGCTCCCGATGATCGCTGCGTCGCCGGCGGCGCCCGATGCCGGGACCTACCCGCGGTGGCGCGAGGCAGTCGCGCTGCAGTGGCAACAGTCGATCGTGGCCGGTACCGGCCCGGGAAGGAACAGATCATGA
- a CDS encoding cation:proton antiporter codes for MSGDTVFFEFGLALAVILLACAAFGSLAKYVGQPRVVGEMIAGVALGPSLFGRFFPDIQQQIFPDDLMPTLYVLSQLGLVMYMFTIGLEFDIGLLKKKAKAGLSVSIAGLATPMVLGSILAIPLVAQSGQYFTADVILPVAMFVLGAGLATTAFPMLARIIQERGIGGTPLGTLALSAGAADDAVAWIFLAVVLALVGGNGVLAVAAVAGGLVYVVVMLTIGRRLLNAVVRRVPNVNDAMLICVLVLIVAAALYTNTVGIHSIFGGFVLGAVMPRASGFNEQLRTKVQPAVKALLLPLFFVYSGLNTELGLVNTPTLWLVAAAIVIVAVLAKGVACYTAARAHRVDRRESLAIGSLMNARGLMELILLNIVLSAGLITPTLFTMLVLMAILTTLMATPLFNLAYGRFLPAVVDRQPSDAAVAADPTRARRSGDEAQAVHTR; via the coding sequence ATGAGCGGCGACACGGTCTTTTTCGAGTTCGGCCTGGCACTGGCAGTGATCCTCCTTGCCTGTGCGGCATTCGGCAGCCTGGCCAAGTACGTGGGTCAACCGCGTGTGGTCGGCGAGATGATCGCCGGGGTGGCTCTCGGCCCATCGCTGTTCGGCCGGTTCTTTCCCGACATCCAACAGCAGATCTTCCCCGATGATCTGATGCCCACCCTGTACGTACTGAGCCAGCTCGGCCTGGTCATGTACATGTTCACCATCGGCCTGGAGTTCGACATCGGCCTGCTGAAGAAGAAGGCCAAGGCCGGACTCTCGGTGTCGATCGCCGGACTGGCGACCCCGATGGTGCTCGGGTCGATCCTGGCGATCCCTCTAGTCGCCCAGAGCGGGCAGTACTTCACGGCCGACGTGATCCTCCCGGTGGCGATGTTCGTCCTCGGTGCGGGGCTGGCGACGACCGCCTTCCCCATGTTGGCGAGGATCATTCAGGAACGCGGGATCGGCGGCACCCCGCTGGGTACCTTGGCGTTGTCCGCGGGCGCGGCAGATGACGCCGTTGCCTGGATCTTCCTCGCCGTGGTTCTGGCGTTGGTCGGCGGGAACGGCGTACTGGCTGTCGCCGCCGTTGCCGGAGGTCTCGTCTATGTCGTCGTGATGTTGACTATCGGGCGGCGCCTGCTGAACGCGGTCGTCCGGCGGGTCCCCAATGTCAACGACGCGATGCTCATCTGTGTGCTTGTCCTGATCGTCGCGGCCGCGCTCTACACGAACACGGTCGGGATCCACTCCATCTTCGGTGGGTTCGTCCTCGGCGCTGTGATGCCCCGGGCGTCCGGGTTCAACGAGCAACTGCGGACCAAGGTCCAGCCGGCCGTCAAGGCACTCCTGCTCCCGCTCTTCTTCGTCTACTCGGGACTCAATACCGAACTCGGCCTGGTGAACACGCCGACCCTGTGGTTGGTCGCCGCGGCGATCGTCATCGTCGCGGTCCTGGCGAAGGGAGTCGCGTGCTACACCGCGGCGCGTGCGCATCGGGTCGATCGCCGCGAGTCCCTGGCCATCGGAAGCTTGATGAACGCTCGAGGATTGATGGAGTTGATCTTGTTGAACATAGTCCTCAGCGCCGGCCTCATCACGCCGACCTTGTTCACGATGCTGGTCCTGATGGCGATCTTGACCACACTGATGGCGACCCCGTTGTTCAACCTCGCCTACGGGAGGTTCCTCCCCGCTGTGGTGGACCGACAGCCGTCCGACGCCGCAGTCGCGGCTGACCCCACGAGAGCGCGGAGGAGCGGTGATGAAGCTCAAGCTGTCCATACTCGCTAA
- a CDS encoding DUF1702 family protein: MRSIVRKLKRRMIGVSDVEATGFSRGNGAKWQHLKRAVRTAVAGYHLVLDDSRPATLVARLDEVDLAWRGYAYEGAAMGLTGLDCFVPTRDRFGEYVEGPARQHAYMAHIGAGEALARLRRRPEPFLNRLSHPVLRWLVMDGYGFHEGFFRPDRHIIAQQVPGHLSPNARRIFDQGIGRSVWFIAGADVDDISSILRVFPAHRRADLWLGVGVGCGYVGGISADEVRRLQRHSGEHCRQLAVGAAFVAKGRIQAGNLTPDTAMSAEILCRRSAHDAAVLVDDGFAAVEGARSTFAYGELQQTLAGWILPDTVGANGEHHG, encoded by the coding sequence GTGAGAAGCATCGTTCGGAAGCTGAAACGCCGCATGATTGGCGTATCCGACGTCGAGGCGACCGGATTCAGTCGGGGAAACGGCGCGAAATGGCAGCACCTCAAGAGGGCGGTACGCACCGCGGTCGCGGGCTATCACCTGGTTCTCGACGACAGCCGGCCGGCCACGCTGGTGGCTCGCCTCGACGAGGTGGACCTCGCCTGGCGTGGTTATGCCTACGAGGGCGCGGCCATGGGGCTGACCGGTCTGGATTGCTTCGTGCCGACGCGGGACCGCTTCGGAGAGTACGTCGAAGGGCCCGCGCGGCAGCACGCCTATATGGCGCATATCGGTGCGGGGGAGGCCCTGGCTCGACTACGACGACGCCCGGAACCATTCCTGAACAGGCTCTCGCATCCGGTGCTGCGATGGCTGGTGATGGACGGTTACGGATTCCACGAAGGGTTCTTCCGGCCCGACCGTCACATCATTGCCCAACAGGTGCCCGGCCACCTCAGCCCGAATGCCCGACGCATCTTTGACCAGGGGATCGGTCGGTCGGTGTGGTTCATCGCCGGTGCCGACGTCGACGACATCAGTTCGATTCTCCGGGTGTTCCCGGCCCACCGCCGTGCCGATCTTTGGCTCGGCGTCGGCGTCGGGTGCGGGTACGTCGGCGGCATCAGTGCCGACGAGGTCCGCCGGCTCCAGCGACACAGCGGTGAGCACTGCCGCCAGCTCGCGGTCGGTGCTGCATTCGTGGCGAAGGGCCGTATCCAGGCGGGGAACCTGACACCGGATACCGCGATGTCGGCCGAGATCTTGTGCCGACGCTCGGCTCACGACGCCGCAGTCTTGGTCGACGACGGATTCGCGGCAGTGGAAGGCGCTAGGTCGACGTTTGCCTATGGCGAACTGCAGCAGACGCTGGCCGGCTGGATTCTCCCGGACACGGTGGGCGCGAACGGAGAGCACCATGGCTAG